The following coding sequences lie in one Aspergillus luchuensis IFO 4308 DNA, chromosome 8, nearly complete sequence genomic window:
- a CDS encoding uncharacterized protein (COG:S;~EggNog:ENOG410PZ23) — MQMDLHTEKPSYPAKSTSWGRFLRHMGNATETTSYPLRWLTAPIEVENSLRHAYLNRIRAVGLATLKVSMSFFVNEWLIDMPELKYHVSMRFKTEPLRRQKTMLRPLNISDPDIVVGYDWKSIRGDYKLAFYEVPDSLRFAFPIVLDPHFAFPFFSIEMRSDAEQGPSRNLHLAALMLRGLGHFYQRAYGKNDEADKFDGKVRVLTATISRNDVNVFGHWTNGDPGDPNVAYEHFLIRKWRFEEKEEFYAARHGLQTLCRWMMEENRKWIVSCMQELAKA; from the coding sequence ATGCAGATGGACTTGCATACAGAGAAGCCCTCATATCCCGCAAAATCAACGTCGTGGGGGAGATTCCTCCGTCATATGGGGAACGCAACCGAGACTACGAGTTACCCTCTACGTTGGTTGACAGCACCTATAGAAGTCGAAAATTCTCTCAGACATGCATACCTGAATAGGATTCGTGCTGTCGGTCTGGCTACACTCAAAGTTTCTATGTCATTCTTCGTCAATGAATGGCTCATTGATATGCCGGAGTTGAAGTATCACGTATCAATGCGTTTCAAAACCGAGCCTCTTAGACGGCAAAAGACAATGCTACGACCTCTCAATATATCAGACCCCGACATTGTCGTTGGCTATGACTGGAAATCGATACGTGGAGATTATAAACTTGCTTTCTATGAGGTGCCAGACAGTCTCAGGTTCGCGTTCCCTATAGTCCTGGATCCACATTttgcttttcccttcttttcgatCGAGATGAGAAGCGACGCAGAGCAAGGCCCTTCCCGGAACCTCCACTTGGCCGCCTTAATGCTCAGAGGTCTGGGACACTTCTACCAAAGGGCCTACGGAAAAAACGACGAAGCCGACAAGTTCGACGGGAAGGTACGAGTACTTACGGCTACGATCAGTCGCAACGATGTGAACGTATTCGGACACTGGACGAACGGCGACCCAGGAGATCCGAACGTTGCTTACGAGCACTTTCTTATCAGAAAGTGGCGcttcgaagagaaggaagagttcTATGCGGCACGACATGGTTTACAGACGCTCTgcaggtggatgatggaagagaaccgCAAGTGGATTGTTTCTTGCATGCAAGAATTGGCCAAGGCTTGA
- a CDS encoding opsin family protein (COG:S;~EggNog:ENOG410Q0IA;~InterPro:IPR001425;~PFAM:PF01036;~TransMembrane:7 (o47-66i75-94o130-148i155-176o182-200i221-245o251-270i);~go_component: GO:0016020 - membrane [Evidence IEA];~go_function: GO:0005216 - ion channel activity [Evidence IEA];~go_process: GO:0006811 - ion transport [Evidence IEA]), whose product MIESFIKATPTLPWPEPSPTSSVAPIPTVVPGSDPIFQVLHDTGKRTLWVVTVLMGISSLVFYVLGARVPINKRVFHVIVALASTISFIVYLALATGQGMDWKLDILKEHNKHVPNTTQEYYRQILWLRYVLWFLTEPLGLISLSLLSGLPGAHLLIAIAADFIMLGSGILGTYAGHSSRRWVWFTISAIGYLTTVYHISVHGSRAASNKDVQTKRFFGTLSGVMLFVKLLYPVALAAGALALKINVDVETILFAIYDIFSQGILGYWLLIAHDGAPGITLNVDGFWSHGLGNEGAIRISEEDGA is encoded by the exons ATGATCGAGTCCTTCATCAAGGCGACTCCAACTCTCCCTTGGCCTGAGCCATCGCCCACCTCCTCGGTGGCGCCCATTCCCACCGTCGTTCCCGGCAGTGATCCTATCTTCCAGGTGCTCCATGACACTGGGAAACGGACACTATG GGTGGTCACTGTGCTCATGGGTATCTCCTCTCTCGTGTTCTACGTTCTAGGTGCTCGGGTTCCTATC AATAAACGTGTGTTCCATGTTATTGTTGCTCTCGCCAGCACCATCTCCTTTATTGTCTACCTTGCTCTGGCGACTGGACAAGGCATGGATTGGAAGCTCGACATTCTCAAGGAGCACAACAAGCACGTCCCCAACACCACGCAGGAATACTACCGCCAGATCCTCTGGCTCCGCTATGTCCTCTGGTTCTTGACTGAGCCTTTGGGCCTCATCAGCTTGTCGCTGCTCTCTGGTCTGCCTGGAGCTCACCTGCTCATCGCCATCGCGGCCGACTTTATCATGCTGGGCTCGGGTATTCTGGGTACCTATGCTGGCCATTCCTCGCGCAGATGGGTCTGGTTCACTATCAGCGCAATTGGATACCTCACAACGGTCTACCATATCAGTGTCCATGGAAGCCGGGCAGCCAGCAACAAGGATGTTCAGACCAAGCGGTTCTTCGGAACTCTGTCGGGTGTCATGTTGTTTGTCAAGCTCCTGTACCCAGT TGCCCTCGCCGCTGGAGCTTTGGCTCTCAAGATCAACGTCGACGTCGAGaccatcctcttcgccaTCTACGATATTTTCTCGCAGGGTATACTCGGTTACTGGCTGCTTATTGCCCACGACGGCGCTCCTGGAAT TACTCTCAATGTTGACGGATTCTGGTCCCACGGTCTGGGTAACGAGGGTGCCATTCGCATCAGCGAAGAGGACGGGGCATAA
- a CDS encoding F-box protein (COG:S;~EggNog:ENOG410PWV9;~InterPro:IPR001810,IPR036047,IPR032675;~PFAM:PF12937;~go_function: GO:0005515 - protein binding [Evidence IEA]), translating into MRLDDLPGELILQIVPLLTRQDYAQLVLVCKDWYSLFIPHLYQHVVLPLNDYIDANYGRFRWSEYLPVRRFTIALLENPTLAPLIRSLELYPSYGEEKWKHRPPLKPPGEEKFLPFMLPFGDAKRKYRRRFRAWRQDLKDDPEREIWIKAQRYEDAWLALLMVQVKNLERFIIELPEEWDQYCILEDNMLVKCSVHFERVIHWASNPKLGILTHLKHVLLADGPNLREWRHTESAIPLKRLIPYLRIPSLRKLYVHNACDRTQFDMPSDSVLPLTHLDLLASTDGLPNLSRLLERCPKLQSFTLELGDWGDNHTHDYLDHSHLYQPLQQSQSSLHHLNLTFLSDLTEQDAENPTPIFFGKLTGFPNLQTVHIRWGNLLPFVGKGSYNPSIPLREVLPRSLQHLYIDDCLIQSSWALCCELENLVVHLSETVPVLKTLYLRYAVREQAPGQGCIKCTLGHWSNYRMMEADPIIDARLLELQGRFRASGVEFRIIGPGAMAVSFPQDGAIRKKWPRRKSRRIMRFGV; encoded by the coding sequence ATGAGACTCGACGACCTGCCCGGGGAGCTTATTCTCCAAATTGTTCCCCTCCTCACGAGGCAGGATTATGCGCAACTAGTGCTGGTTTGCAAGGATTGGTACTCCCTATTTATTCCCCACCTATACCAACATGTCGTGCTTCCCCTGAACGATTATATTGACGCCAATTATGGTCGCTTCCGTTGGAGCGAGTATCTCCCTGTGCGTCGGTTTACAATAGCTCTGCTTGAGAATCCAACCCTCGCTCCCTTGATCCGCTCCCTGGAGCTTTACCCTAGCTATGGCGAGGAAAAGTGGAAACATCGACCTCCGCTGAAGCCACCTGGGGAAGAAAAATTCCTCCCATTTATGCTGCCCTTCGGAGATGCTAAGCGCAAATATCGCCGCAGATTCCGAGCGTGGCGCCAAGACCTCAAAGATGATCCTGAACGCGAGATTTGGATTAAGGCCCAACGATATGAAGATGCCTGGCTGGCCTTGCTCATGGTGCAAGTCAAAAATCTTGAGAGATTCATCATTGAATTACCCGAAGAGTGGGATCAGTATTGTATCTTGGAGGATAATATGCTAGTCAAGTGTTCCGTCCACTTTGAACGGGTTATTCATTGGGCAAGTAACCCAAAACTGGGGATTCTAACGCACCTAAAGCACGTCTTGTTGGCCGACGGTCCAAATCTGCGGGAATGGAGGCATACTGAAAGCGCAATTCCCTTGAAGAGGTTGATCCCTTATCTCCGAATTCCATCGCTGCGAAAGCTTTACGTGCATAACGCGTGTGATCGAACTCAATTTGACATGCCCAGTGACTCGGTCCTCCCATTGACCCATCTGGATCTCCTGGCATCCACTGATGGCCTACCTAATCTTTCTCGTCTGCTGGAAAGGTGCCCAAAGCTGCAGTCATTTACCCTCGAATTGGGGGACTGGGGGGATAATCACACGCACGATTACCTGGATCACTCGCACCTGTACCAGCCTTTACAACAATCTCAATCTTCGTTGCATCATTTGAATTTAACTTTCCTGAGCGACCTGACTGAGCAGGATGCCGAAAACCCAACGCCTATCTTCTTCGGGAAGTTGACCGGATTCCCTAATCTCCAAACTGTCCATATACGGTGGGGTAACTTGCTGCCATTTGTCGGGAAAGGGTCCTACAACCCTAGCATACCTCTTCGGGAGGTGCTTCCACGCTCGCTGCAACATCTCTATATTGATGATTGCTTGATCCAGTCCTCGTGGGCCTTGTGCTGTGAACTCGAAAACCTGGTGGTACACCTTTCGGAGACCGTCCCTGTGCTCAAGACGCTCTATCTTCGGTACGCCGTCAGAGAGCAAGCACCCGGCCAAGGATGTATAAAGTGTACCCTGGGTCATTGGTCCAACTATCGAATGATGGAAGCAGACCCGATCATCGATGCCCGTCTACTGGAATTGCAGGGAAGGTTCCGTGCGTCGGGCGTGGAGTTCCGAATCATCGGACCAGGAGCCATGGCGGTGTCTTTCCCTCAGGACGGTGCTATCAGGAAAAAGTGGCCTCGAAGAAAATCGAGGAGAATCATGAGATTTGGGGTTTAA
- the ISM1 gene encoding isoleucine--tRNA ligase ISM1 (BUSCO:EOG092609JB;~COG:J;~EggNog:ENOG410PGFU;~InterPro:IPR013155,IPR023585,IPR001412,IPR033708, IPR014729,IPR009008,IPR002301,IPR002300,IPR009080;~PFAM:PF08264,PF00133;~go_function: GO:0000049 - tRNA binding [Evidence IEA];~go_function: GO:0000166 - nucleotide binding [Evidence IEA];~go_function: GO:0002161 - aminoacyl-tRNA editing activity [Evidence IEA];~go_function: GO:0004812 - aminoacyl-tRNA ligase activity [Evidence IEA];~go_function: GO:0004822 - isoleucine-tRNA ligase activity [Evidence IEA];~go_function: GO:0005524 - ATP binding [Evidence IEA];~go_process: GO:0006418 - tRNA aminoacylation for protein translation [Evidence IEA];~go_process: GO:0006428 - isoleucyl-tRNA aminoacylation [Evidence IEA]), with the protein MESGSMPDLPRTLARSWSSTLKLPKSTFPARVTPADRTKYLQRCTDDLYAWQQRERPASQPFVLHDGPPYANGELHIGHALNKVLKDIICRVQLGLGKRIRYVPGWDCHGLPIELKALEAQKELQGQEYNGPVSAALVRKAARKLADRTVKAQMKGFRSFAVMADWENHWKTMDKAFEKRQLGVFREMVDKGLIYRRFKPVYWSPSTGTALAEAELEYKEDHVSTAALVKYPLASIPEHLAQDPLLKDKEISAVIWTTTPWTLPANAAISVHPSLDYTIVDSDTQGYLLIAQSRLEYLEGILKEDLSVIVPAIPGSKLADQTTYRSLFKGPDAEPQPIIAADFVTADSGSGLVHCAPGHGMEDYEACLSRGIPAFAPVDDNGKFTDKAMPSDPTRLSGKSVLGDGNAAVLEYVESKGLLITKHRYEHKYPYDWRSKLPIIIRATEQWFADVADIRGSAMTALEDVNFVPTAGRQRLENFVKNRSEWCISRQRAWGVPIPALYHRGTGDALLTKDSVSHIMNVIEERGIDAWWTDDANDEAWIPPALRDASGPGYRRGTDTMDVWFDSGTSWTEIDLPYRDGGYPADVYLEGTDQHRGWFQSGLLTFIAHQLASGQTASPRAPFKNLVTHGFTLDEEGRKMSKSIGNVIQPESIMDGTLLPPLKPRKGKGKKQAENQAPVYDALGPDALRMWVASSDYTRDVVIGKQVLQTVNTSLHKYRVTFKLLLGALSDFRPEDRLPYDQLQQVDRIALKHLSDTVVACQKACENFEFYKAVNAINRWANLEFSAFYMEAIKDRLYTYAENSSSRRAAQTTLFHIYHHLQEVLAPITPLLVEETWEHTPEAIKTHCEHPLKRIVSAPASEWQNQALEADYQDIVAVNSVVKAIQEKARGQKQMGSSLQSFVHIVLPKDATSESVFARLQSELPDVFVVSSVSFGAHEEPIPEDIRNAEWQYSEVYELPSGGTGTVYVYTPQASKCPRCWRYVVPETEAAEETVCGRCEEVVQELDASS; encoded by the exons ATGGAGAG CGGTAGTATGCCGGACCTGCCACGGACGCTCGCTCGGTCCTGGTCGTCGACGCTCAAGCTCCCGAAATCGACGTTCCCTGCACGCGTGACGCCGGCCGATCGGACAAAATACCTGCAGCGATGCACCGACGACCTCTACGCCTGGCAACAGCGTGAAcgaccagccagccagccgtTCGTCCTACACGATGGACCGCCATACGCAAACGGCGAACTTCACATTGGCCATGCACTCAACAAAGTACTAAAAGACATTATTTGTCGTGTGCAGCTCGGTCTGGGAAAGCGGATACGATACGTACCGGGATGGGACTGTCACGGCTTGCCGATAGAGCTGAAGGCGCTGGAAGCGCAAAAGGAACTACAGGGACAGGAATACAATGGGCCCGTTAGTGCAGCGTTGGTACGCAAGGCTGCGCGCAAATTGGCTGATCGGACAGTCAAGGCGCAGATGAAGGGATTCCGGAGCTTCGCGGTCATGGCGGATTGGGAGAACCATTGGAAAACTATGGATAAAGCGTTCGAGAAGAGACAACTTGGTGTTTTTCGCGAAATGGTCGATAAGGGATTGATTTATCGGAGGTTCAAGCCGGTTTACTGGTCGCCGTCGACTGGTACGGCACTGGCGGAGGCTGAACTGGAATACAAGGAAGATCATGTCTCAACGGCTGCTTTGGTGAAATACCCTCTTGCTAGCATCCCGGAGCATCTGGCACAGGACCCCCTGCTCAAGGATAAGGAAATCAGCGCTGTGATTTGGACTACGACTCCCTGGACACTCCCGGCAAACGCGGCTATCTCGGTTCACCCGTCTTTGGATTACACCATCGTCGACTCGGATACGCAGGGCTATCTTCTCATCGCACAGTCTCGACTGGAATATCTCGAGGGCATCCTGAAGGAGGATCTGTCGGTCATTGTACCGGCTATCCCTGGATCGAAGCTCGCTGACCAAACTACCTACCGATCTCTGTTCAAGGGACCCGATGCGGAGCCGCAACCCATCATCGCCGCGGACTTTGTCACCGCCGACTCTGGGTCCGGTCTTGTTCATTGCGCCCCAGGCCACGGTATGGAGGACTACGAAGCCTGCTTATCCCGAGGTATCCCCGCATTCGCTCCTGTGGACGACAACGGCAAATTCACCGACAAGGCCATGCCCAGTGACCCGACGAGGCTCAGCGGAAAGAGCGTTCTAGGTGACGGAAATGCCGCTGTTCTCGAATACGTCGAATCTAAAGGCCTGCTGATCACCAAGCACCGGTACGAGCACAAGTATCCCTACGACTGGCGGTCGAagcttcccatcatcatccgcgCCACAGAGCAATGGTTCGCCGACGTAGCCGACATCCGTGGCAGCGCCATGACTGCATTGGAAGATGTGAACTTCGTGCCCACCGCCGGAAGACAGCGACTGGAGAACTTCGTCAAGAACCGCAGCGAATGGTGTATCTCGCGTCAACGCGCCTGGGGTGTTCCCATCCCGGCGCTCTACCACCGCGGCACCGGCGATGCCCTGCTCACCAAGGATAGCGTGTCCCACATCATGAACGTCATCGAAGAGCGTGGCATTGACGCATGGTGGACAGATGATGCCAACGACGAGGCTTGGATCCCACCAGCTCTCCGAGATGCCTCTGGACCCGGTTACAGACGCGGAACCGACACCATGGACGTGTGGTTCGACAGTGGCACCAGCTGGACCGAGATCGACCTGCCCTACCGTGACGGCGGATATCCCGCAGACGTCTACCTGGAGGGCACTGACCAACACCGTGGATGGTTCCAGTCCGGCCTTCTCACCTTCATTGCCCACCAGCTCGCTTCCGGACAGACTGCTTCCCCTCGCGCGCCGTTCAAGAACCTCGTCACTCACGGGTTCAccctggacgaggagggacGCAAGATGAGCAAATCGATCGGCAACGTGATCCAGCCGGAATCGATCATGGACGGCACGCTCTTGCCGCCCCTCAAGCCGAGGAAaggcaaggggaagaaacagGCTGAGAACCAGGCACCTGTCTACGACGCGCTTGGTCCGGATGCTCTGCGGATGTGGGTTGCGAGCAGCGACTACACGCGGGATGTTGTGATTGGCAAGCAAGTTCTCCAGACAGTCAACACAAGTTTGCACAAGTACCGTGTGACGTTcaagttgttgttgggtgCCTTGTCCGACTTCCGTCCGGAGGATCGTCTCCCTTAtgaccagctgcagcaggtggATCGCATTGCTCTGAAACATCTGTCTGACACAGTCGTGGCCTGCCAGAAGGCCTGCGAAAACTTTGAATTCTACAAAGCCGTGAATGCCATCAACCGCTGGGCTAATCTTGAGTTCTCTGCATTTTACATGGAAGCTATCAAGGACCGTCTTTACACCTACGCAgagaacagcagcagcagacggGCTGCCCAGACGACTTTGTTCCACATttaccaccacctccaagaaGTCCTGGCCCCGATCACTCCGTTATTGGTAGAGGAGACCTGGGAGCACACGCCCGAGGCCATCAAGACACACTGCGAGCATCCGCTCAAACGGATTGTTTCCGCGCCCGCCTCCGAATGGCAGAACCAGGCTCTGGAAGCAGACTACCAGGACATCGTGGCCGTCAACTCAGTCGTCAAGGCAATCCAGGAAAAGGCCCGCGGTCAGAAGCAGATGGGCTCTTCCCTGCAATCGTTCGTCCACATTGTTCTTCCCAAGGACGCTACAAGCGAATCGGTCTTCGCGCGCCTCCAGTCCGAACTGCCTGATGTGTTTGTTGTCTCGTCGGTCAGTTTCGGGGCGCACGAGGAGCCGATCCCGGAGGACATCCGCAATGCGGAGTGGCAGTATAGTGAGGTGTACGAGCTGCCGAGCGGGGGGACAGGCACGGTATATGTGTATACCCCGCAGGCGAGCAAGTGTCCGCGCTGCTGGCGGTATGTGGTGCCCGAGACagaggcggcggaggagacggtGTGTGGGCGGTGCGAGGAGGTGGTGCAGGAGTTGGATGCATCGAGCTGA